A single window of Colletotrichum destructivum chromosome 9, complete sequence DNA harbors:
- a CDS encoding Putative GroES-like superfamily, alcohol dehydrogenase-like, NAD(P)-binding domain superfamily, which translates to MKALVSNRSIAARLFNHSTGKSGFKGAHVIDVPRPKITGQEILVKVKAVALNPSDYKHIDVISPKNCILGCDYAGEVVEVGPSAKTSWKVGDRVAGVVHGGLYHDRGAFAEYLKTEADVAWKIPSGVSDEEAATYGVSAVTAVLALNVHLDIPWPDEAIQSQEPTASTSQKRTILIYGGSTSAGLFAIQLAKRAGYTVVTTASPHSYDLVKRYGADKVFNYRSDNWVKEVSSAYPDITIALDCISEKGSGPSTAQVLKAKGGKIVTLLDQGESNVSGVKYDMIMLYTVFGKEFAWLPPVGPKFPVDTKHRAALVRFYASLPQLTDAIKPPPIQAFDGGIDVLLEKVDLLRQGKVSGTKLVVRF; encoded by the coding sequence ATGAAAGCTTTGGTTTCGAATCGGAGCATCGCCGCCCGGCTTTTCAACCACAGCACTGGAAAATCAGGCTTCAAAGGCGCTCACGTCATCGATGTCCCCAGGCCCAAGATCACAGGACAGGAGATCCTCGTCAAAgtcaaggccgtcgccctAAACCCCAGCGACTACAAGCACATCGACGTGATCTCCCCCAAGAATTGCATCCTCGGATGCGACTACGCCggggaggtcgtcgaggtcgggcCCTCGGCAAAAACGTCTTGGAAGGTCGGTGACcgggtcgccggcgtcgtccacGGCGGGCTCTACCACGATCGCGGCGCGTTTGCCGAGTACCTCAAGACGGAGGCCGATGTGGCATGGAAGATCCCTTCAGGTGtcagcgacgaggaggcagcaACCTATGGTGTTTCGGCCGTGACGGCCGTATTGGCGCTGAACGTTCATCTCGATATCCCTTGGCCCGACGAAGCGATCCAAAGCCAAGAAccaacggcctcgacgtcccaGAAGCGGACGATCCTCATCTACGGGGGTTCCACGAGCGCTGGGCTTTTTGCAATCCAGCTTGCCAAAAGGGCCGGGTATACTGTCGTGACCACGGCATCACCGCATTCCTACGACCTAGTTAAGCGGTATGGCGCCGACAAGGTCTTCAACTACCGATCGGACAACTGGGTTAAGGAGGTCTCTTCGGCCTACCCCGACATCACCATTGCTCTGGACTGCATCTCCGAAAAGGGCTCCGGCCCCTCCACCGCGCAAGtgctcaaggccaagggcgggAAGATCGTGACCTTGCTGGATCAAGGAGAGTCCAACGTCTCTGGTGTCAAGTACGACATGATCATGCTCTACACCGTGTTTGGGAAAGAGTTTGCCTGGCTGCCGCCAGTGGGACCCAAATTTCCAGTCGATACGAAACACCGAGCGGCCCTTGTGCGGTTTTACGCCAGTCTGCCGCAGCTCACCGATGCCATCAAGCCACCCCCGATTCAAGCGTTCGATGGTGGAATCGACGTCCTGCTCGAGAAAGTGGACCTTTTACGCCAAGGGAAAGTGTCTGGAACCAAATTGGTAGTCAGGTTTTGA
- a CDS encoding Putative glycine cleavage T-protein/YgfZ: MDPSQRVVIIGAGIVGTNIADELVARGWTNITVVEQGPLNMPGGSTSHAPGLVFQTTGSKTLSSFAKYTVQKLLSIGCFNQVGGLEVAETPERLEELKRKHGYASSWGIEARLLTADQCKSIYPLLSTDVVLGGLHIPSDGLALAANAVQLLIQRTREAGVRYLEHTLVTGIEQSGGRVTGVATRNGVIPADLVLSCAGFWGVEVGAMVDLPIPLLPVGHQYAKTKPVPAQKGKKLAANGAQLPILRHQDRDLYYREHGEQYGIGYYGHRPLPVVAASLGETPKQVDEHNMPSRLDFTPDDFAPAWELTKKLLPALAESEIEHGFNGIMSFTPDGGPLVGRAPNLEGFFVAEAVWVTHSAGVARAVAQLLTTGKSEVDLSECDISRFEQVQLAPEYVKEVSTQNFVEVYDILHPLQPRESPRNLRVSPFHARQKELGAYFLEAGGWERPQWYEANENLLGLLPDKWKPRERDAWSARYYSPIAAAEAWKTRTAVAMYDLTPIRRLEISGPGSFDLLQRLTTSDMAKEPGTVSFTLLLDEQGGVLSDIFVARLRRDLFQLAVNGPVDLAYLSREARLQTEKSPTKFVQVRETTGGTSGIGLWGPRAAEVVAGISSDNLRDMPQSRVKSAIIAGIPVTVISLSFVGEPGWEIYSSAENGPRLWDTLWQAGQPQGIIAAGRSAFSALRLEAGFRTYGVDVTTEHNPFEAGLGFAIDTKKRGYVGYDAITRLSKETPSRQLRCLTVDDGRSVVLGKEPVFLDGKAVGYVTNAAFGYTIGKPIAYTYLPSTVKEGSGVEIEYFGRRIKATVTAEPLRKAPVGVSAAGSSSATTKRVPIRSRL, translated from the coding sequence atggATCCCTCCCAGcgcgtcgtcatcatcggggccggcatcgtcggcaccaacatcgccgacgagctggtTGCCCGGGGATGGACCAACATCACCGTCGTCGAACAGGGGCCGCTGAACATGCCGGGCGGCTCGACGTCCCACGCGCCCGGCCTCGTGTTCCAGACGACCGGCTCCAAGACGCTCAGCTCCTTTGCCAAGTACACCGTCCAGAAGCTACTGTCCATAGGCTGCTTCAACcaggtcggcggcctcgaggtggCGGAGACGCCCGAGAggctcgaggagctcaagcgCAAGCACGGATACGCCTCCTCATGGGGCATCGAGGCCCGTCTCCTCACCGCCGACCAGTGCAAGAGCATCTACCCTCTGCTGAgcaccgacgtcgtcctcggcggcctgcaCATTCCCTCCGACGGTCTGGCGCtggccgccaacgccgtccaGCTGCTCATCCAACGCAcccgcgaggccggcgtccggTATCTCGAGCACACCCTGGTCACCGGCATCGAGCAGAGCGGCGGACGCGTCACGGGGGTGGCGACAAGAAACGGCGTCATACCCGCCGATCTAGTCCTCTCTTGTGCCGGCTTCtggggcgtcgaggtcggcgccatggtcgacctccccatcccccttctccccgtCGGACACCAGTACGCAAAGACGAAGCCCGTTCCGGCgcagaaggggaagaagctcGCCGCGAACGGCGCCCAACTCCCGATCCTCCGGCACCAGGACCGCGATCTCTACTATCGTGAGCACGGCGAACAGTACGGCATCGGTTACTACGGCCACCGCCCCTTGCCGGTGGTCGCCGCCTCGCTGGGCGAGACCCCcaagcaggtcgacgagcacAACATGCCGTCCCGCCTCGATTTCACGCCGGACGACTTCGCGCCGGCGTGGGAGCTTACCAAAAagctcctcccggccctcgcAGAGAGCGAGATCGAGCACGGCTTCAACGGCATCATGTCATTCACCCCGGATGGCGGTCCCCTCGTCGGCCGGGCGCCCAATCTCGAGGGtttcttcgtcgccgaggccgtctgGGTGACGcactcggccggcgtcgcgCGCGCCGTTGCCCAGCTCCTCACCACCGGCAAGTCCGAGGTTGACCTCTCCGAGTGCGATATCTCGCGCTTCGAGCAGGTCCAGCTCGCTCCCGAGTACGTCAAGGAGGTCTCGACGCAGAACTTCGTCGAGGTCTACGATATCCTGCATCCTCTCCAGCCGCGCGAATCCCCTCGCAACCTCCGCGTCAGCCCTTTCCACGCCCGCCAGAAGGAACTCGGCGCCTACTTCCTCGAAGCGGGCGGCTGGGAGCGTCCGCAGTGGTATGAGGCCAACGAGAACCTTCTTGGCCTGTTGCCCGACAAGTGGAAGCCCAGAGAGCGCGACGCTTGGTCTGCCAGGTACTACTCGCCGATAGCTGCTGCGGAAGCGTGGAAGACGCGGACCGCCGTGGCCATGTACGACCTCACTCCCATTCGCCGTCTGGAAATATCTGGCCCGGGGTCTTTTGACCTGCTTCAACGGCTGACGACGAGTGACATGGCGAAGGAGCCGGGAACCGTCTCGTTCACGCTTCTTTTGGACGAGCAGGGCGGCGTTCTCAGCGACATCTTTGTCGCCAGACTCCGCCGCGATTTGTTCCAGCTGGCCGTCAACGGGCCTGTCGACCTCGCCTACTTGTCCCGGGAGGCTCGTCTCCAGACGGAAAAATCTCCGACAAAGTTCGTCCAGGTCCGTGAAACCACCGGCGGAACGAGTGGCATCGGGCTCTGGGGCCCTcgggcggccgaggttgtcgcCGGCATCAGCTCCGACAACCTCAGGGACATGCCTCAATCCCGCGTCAAGTctgccatcatcgccggcatccccgtcaccgtcatcaGCCTGTCcttcgtcggcgagccaggGTGGGAGATCTACTCCAGTGCGGAGAATGGCCCGCGCCTCTGGGATACCCTATGGCAAGCTGGCCAGCCACAGGGGATTATCGCAGCGGGCCGGAGTGCTTTCAGCGCCCTCCGGCTTGAGGCGGGATTCCGGACTtacggcgtcgacgtcacCACGGAGCACAACCccttcgaggccggcctcggcttcgccatTGACACGAAGAAGCGGGGTTACGTCGGTTACGATGCCATCACGAGGTTATCAAAGGAGACACCGTCCCGGCAACTGCGCTGCCTCaccgtcgatgacggccgcTCGGTCGTCTTGGGCAAGGAACCTGTCTTCCTCGACGGGAAAGCCGTTGGGTACGTCACAAATGCCGCCTTCGGATACACCATCGGCAAGCCCATCGCGTACACCTATCTGCCCAGCACCGTGAAAGAAGGTTCAGGTGTTGAAATTGAGTACTTCGGGCGGCGGATCAAGGCAACCGTCACGGCAGAGCCACTGCGCAAGGCTCCAGTAGGCGTCTCGGCAGcaggctcgtcgtcggcgacgacgaagcgcGTGCCCATCAGGTCACGCCTCTGA
- a CDS encoding uncharacterized protein (Putative zn(2)Cys(6) fungal-type DNA-binding domain, transcription factor domain, fungi) — MPPEEGFITSGSSRGRRRSHHACLTCRRKKTRCPGEKPACSSCLRLSQSCSYPAVRPSQSGRSDERLQTLEEKLDLLLSGGGLPNHPARQGQAQQQQQQQQQQQQRQQHTHQQTRQQQAAYEDVTDASEKSYSATPPARSSSHMHSSSSHNNSSVVFDPDEMAAGVELYFKYCHRQPIWCFERDEVGAYDSLPEELASSILALTSRFSERRDHMQLYSSNAKTLVMLRIANGTVDITTIESLCLLSYASFIDGNVHLGQFHLGLSLQLCRSAMLDMESVYAVEDPTTDRKKRLFWSLQVLEQSYGRQDGLLSFPNDVRRPTLPASGNHTEQDFSKAPPLPRDELGTSTPSEPGIWNTSVCLGWVWSQVRKYVSDCARNILKEPWRHDSTYAKVLSDFMETENRIPMCHRYDSVKFYERTMDELKVNRDYWAPWLKEQFTYHAIPTVLNHPFLYIVGAQHNPNLGIPNTFWRRSSEQALLHATWIVRMIDMVVDKQVPLVDPFFGHVAAIAATVHLYYCCAAAARLKNKSNTDFAKCRRFLKSFIPCSAACGALDRNLDRMTHIATGTDNMDVEDWMPSKMYLSVPLMWEILQFNSTTDLQEIPTAGLLDASLTPAVPPVDTSDGSTLEIIVATSPEISINIADGGQEAPSYKRPPVSSGQGGGNANPNNSTNHTNNNNNNNNNNNNNNNNNNNNRNNNTNTNTSANTTTATNTATTSSSSSAPSRTAVFDPPTVEQIDSLTFNTTPWLYADPSQLVGIGDMSYPQSEPGNAWWEGENFNNILFNQF; from the exons ATGCCGCCAGAGGAGGGGTTCATCACTTCAGGCAGCTCGAGGGGGAGAAGACGTTCACATCATGCTTGTCTCACTTGCAG gaggaagaagacgcggTGTCCGGGTGAGAAGCCGGCGTGCTCCAGCTGCTTGCGCCTCTCGCAGTCGTGTTCTTATCCCGCCGTGAGGCCATCGCAGAGCGGGAGATCG GATGAGAGATTGCAAACCTTGGAAGAGAAACTGGATCTCCTCCTCAGCGGAGGGGGATT ACCGAACCACCCCGCGCGTCAAGGACAagcacaacaacaacaacaacaacaacagcagcagcagcagcggcaacaGCATACACATCAACAGACACGTCAACAGCAGGCAGCGTACGAAGATGTCACCGACGCGTCGGAAAAGTCGTACtcggcaacgccgccggcccgCAGTAGCAGCCATAtgcacagcagcagcagccacaaCAACTCCTCGGTCGTGTTCGACCCGGACGAGATGGCcgcgggcgtcgagctgTACTTCAAGTACTGTCACCGGCAGCCGATCTGGTGCTTCGAGCGAGACGAGGTCGGGGCCTACGACTCGCTGCCGGAGGAGCTCGCCAGCAGCATTCTGGCGCTGACGTCGCGGTTCTCCGAGAGGCGAGACCACATGCAGCTCTATAGCAGTAATGCGAAGACGCTCGTGATGCTCCgcatcgccaacggcacgGTGGACATCACAACCATTGAGAGCCTGTGTCTGCTCTCGTATGCATCGTTCATAG ATGGTAACGTCCACCTCGGCCAGTTCCATCTCGGCCTCTCCCTCCAGCTCTGCCGGTCCGCTATGCTGGACATGGAATCGGTATACGCCGTGGAGGACCCGACGACGGACCGCAAGAAGAGGCTCTTCTGGAGTCTGCAGGTGCTGGAGCAGTCCTACGGCCGGCAGGACGGGCTGCTGAGCTTCCCGAACGACGTGCGGCGGCCGACGCTGCCGGCGAGCGGGAACCACACGGAGCAGGACTTCTCcaaggcgccgccgctgccgcggGACGAGCTGGgtacctcgacgccgagcgagCCGGGCATCTGGAACACGAGCGTCTGCCTCGGCTGGGTCTGGAGCCAGGTCAGGAAGTACGTGTCGGATTGCGCGCGCAACATCCTCAAGGAGCCGTGGCGGCACGACTCGACGTACGCCAAGGTGCTCTCGGACTTTATGGAGACGGAGAACCGGATCCCCATGTGCCACCGCTACGACTCGGTCAAGTTCTACGAGCGCACCATGGACGAGCTCAAGGTGAACCGCGACTACTGGGCGCCGTGGCTTAAGGAGCAGTTCACGTACCACGCCATCCCGACGGTCCTGAACCACCCGTTCCTCTacatcgtcggcgcccagcaCAACCCGAACCTGGGGATCCCCAACACCTTCTGGCGCCGGTCGTCGGAGCAGGCGCTGCTCCACGCGACCTGGATCGTCCGCATGATCGACATGGTCGTCGACAAGCAGGTGCCGCTGGTCGACCCGTTCTTCGgccacgtcgccgccatcgccgccacggTGCACCTCTACTACTGctgcgccgcggcggccaggCTGAAGAACAAGTCCAACACGGACTTTGCCAAGTGCCGGAGGTTCCTGAAGAGCTTCATTCCGTGTTCCGCGGCCTGCGGTGCGCTG GACCGCAACCTCGACAGGATGACGCACATCGCCACCGGCACGGACAACATGGACGTCGAGGACTGGATGCCGTCCAAGATGTACCTCAGCGTGCCGCTCATGTGGGAGATTCTGCAGTTCAACTCGACGACGGACTTGCAAGAGATCCCCAccgccggcctgctggaCGCCTCCCTCACGCCCGCCGTGCCGCCTGTCGACACGAGCGATGGCTCGACGCTCGAGatcatcgtcgccacctcGCCCGAGATCAGCATCAACATCGCGGACGGCGGTCAGGAGGCGCCGTCGTACAAGCGGCCGCCAGTGTCGTCGGGGCAGGGCGGTGGTAATGCGAACCCGAACAACAGCACGAACCACacgaacaacaacaacaacaacaataacaacaacaacaacaacaataacaacaacaacaacaacaggaACAACAACACGAACACCAACACTAGCGCcaacacgacgacggcgacgaatACAGCCacgacatcatcatcttcctcggccccgtcgaGGACCGCCGTCTTTGATCCGCCGACGGTCGAGCAGATCGATAGCCTCACTTTTAACACGACGCCCTGGCTGTACGCGGATCCCTCACAGCTGGTCGGCATCGGGGATATGAGCTACCCGCAGTCGGAGCCGGGGAACGCGTggtgggaaggggagaaTTTTAACAATATCTTGTTTAATCAGTTTTAG
- a CDS encoding Putative FAD dependent oxidoreductase, FAD/NAD(P)-binding domain superfamily, MTOX family, which translates to MSFYFFNKMTQSNPSYLIVGAGVFGVSTAYHLIKKYPDASVTLVDKDAFDADERVAASWDWNKVVRADYDDFTYCQLALEAQDIFKTDPLWKPHFHQTGVYWICRSDYAQNVIDHHKKLGRKDDIIALPVSEARKLYKGLFEDADYSGAKEVLVNRASGWAAAGDCLRAVTREALRLGVKYVTAETASLEFDQRGNCTGIRTTTGETLTASHTILSTGAYTPKLLELSAAKSGLHNLRAGDRILAAGITTGMAELDEEEYKKYADMPVGFQGYTGHGKPFIGSIPPTKDRELKWWGAKIFSNTSEILPGRHVSAPPPAKDYSQWKVSRQLKEDIAEQRNLWYGSKSADWKMTKHRICWDAFTTSSDFIISPHSAAKGLYVATCGSFHGFKFFPVLGKYVIQMLEDSLSPELKTRWAWDRERPDHLQNPEYPNSELSDLVDPVARL; encoded by the exons ATGTCATTCTACTTTTTCAACAAGATGACCCAGAGCAACCCGTCCTATCTCatcgtcggtgccggcgtgTTTGGTGTGTCGACCGCCTATCACCTTATCAAGAAGTACCCCGATGCATCCGTGACCCTGGTCGACAAGGATGCctttgacgccgacgagcgcgTGGCCGCCTCATGGGACTGGAACAAGGTGGTCCGCGCcgactacgacgacttcACCTACTGCCAACTGGCGCTGGAGGCCCAGGACATCTTTAAGACCGACCCGCTCTGGAAGCCGCACTTCCACCAGACGGGTGTCTACTGGATCTGCCGCAGCGACTACGCGCAGAATGTCATTGACCACCACAAGAAGCTCGGCCGCAAggacgacatcatcgcccTGCCCGTGTCCGAGGCCCGCAAGCTCTACAAGGGCCTCTTCGAAGATGCCGACTACTCGGGCGCCAAGGAGGTGCTGGTGAACCGCGCCAGcggctgggcggcggccggagACTGCCTGCGCGCCGTCACGCGGGAAGCGCTGAGGTTGGGCGTCAAGTATGTGACCGCGGAGACGGCATCTCTGGAGTTCGACCAGCGCGGGAACTGCACGGGCAtcaggacgacgacgggtgAGACGCTGACGGCCAGCCACACAATCCTCTCCACGGGGGCGTACACGCCGAAACTGCTGGAGCTGAGCGCGGCAAAGAGCGGTCTGCACAACCTCCGGGCCGGCGATCGCATCCTAGCGGCGGGCATCACAACCGGGATGGCGGAgcttgacgaggaagagTACAAGAAGTACGCAGACATGCCCGTTGGGTTCCAGGGGTACACGGGACACG GCAAGCCATTCATCGGCAGTATCCCTCCGACCAAGGACAGAGAACTCAAGTGGTGGGGGGCTAAGATCTTCTCCAACACGAGTGAAATCCTGCCCGGCCGCCACGTCTCTGCGCCCCCGCCGGCTAAGGACTACAGCCAGTGGAAGGTCTCGCGGCAGCTCAAGGAAGACATTGCGGAACAGAGGAACCTGTGGTACGGGAGCAAGAGCGCGGACTGGAAGATGACCAAGCACCGCATTTGCTG GGACGCCTTCACGACCAGCTCGGATTTCATCATCTCCCCCCACTCGGCGGCCAAAGGCTTGTACGTTGCAACCTGCGGCTCGTTCCACGGGTTCAAGTTCTTCCCTGTTCTCGGCAAGTACGTGATCCAGATGTTGGAGGACTCGCTATCTCCCGAGCTCAAGACGCGGTGGGCTTGGGATCGTGAGCGTCCGGATCACCTGCAGAACCCGGAGTATCCGAATTCCGAGCTAAGCGATCTGGTGGACCCGGTGGCGAGGTTGTAG
- a CDS encoding Putative aromatic-ring-hydroxylating dioxygenase, alpha subunit, rieske [2Fe-2S] iron-sulfur yields the protein MSLFKNYFGLGGSGSTPPAQEDKTPVRALPASWYTSQEMYELERRAIFSRKWLLTTHKARIPNPGDWVRYDVAGYQFIIVQDRKGKINAMHNICRHRAFPVVTKEEGNSYTFSCKYHGWSYGLSGNLAKAPGYQDLAGFDKSKNNLFPVHVHIDRNGFIWVNLDAGEKPEIAWDDDFVGIDEQERFQHYNFDDYVFDHQWEMEGEWNWKILADNYNECYHCPTAHPDIPSIADLNSYYVNTDKAYIQHFGQPTEEQIAKGFRVAATYFWPNASMNVSPHFFFIQRFVPSGPQKSSMRYEVYRNKNSGDEDFNVISDMYKRIMSEDKYLCANAQKNINAGVFVNGELHPDLEKGPLFFQKTVREVITEHWRKEQQAGAEIWPAQQQVPKAATASQSDAQLCSAVECCSRNKGRMDDNKMCLDEAIAF from the exons ATGTCATTGTTCAAGAACTactttggcctcggcggctcaGGctccacgccgcccgcccAAGAAGACAAGACCCCCGTCAGAGCTCTCCCGGCCTCCTGGTACACATCGCAAGAAATGTACGAGCTCGAACGCCGCGCCATCTTCTCCAGGAAATGGCTCCTCACAACACACAAGGCCAGAATCCCCAACCCGGGCGACTGGGTCCGCtacgacgtcgccggctACCAGTTCATCATCGTCCAGGACAGGAAGGGGAAGATCAACGCCATGCATAACATCTGCCGGCACCGTGCTTTTCCCGtcgtcaccaaggaggagggcaacAGCTACACCTTCTCGTGCAAATACCACGGGTGGTCCTACGGCCTGAGTGGCAACCTCGCCAAGGCCCCCGGATATCAAGATCTTGCCGGTTTTGACAAGTCCAAGAACAACCTGTTCCCCGTGCACGTCCACATCGACCGCAACGGCTTCATCTGGgtcaacctcgacgccggggaGAAGCCCGAGATCGCGTGGGACGACGACTTCGTGGGCATCGACGAGCAGGAGAGGTTCCAGCACTACAACTTTGACGACTACGTCTTCGACCACCAgtgggagatggagggcgAGTGGAACTGGAAGATCCTGGCCGACAACTACAACGAGTGCTACCACTGCCCCACCGCCCACCCGGACATCccctccatcgccgaccTCAACTCGTACTACGTCAACACCGACAAGGCCTACATCCAGCACTTTGGCCAGCCGACGGAGGAGCAGATCGCCAAGGGCTTCCGCGTGGCCGCCACCTACTTTTGGCCCAACGCCTCCATGAACGTTTC ACCacacttcttcttcatccagcGGTTCGTGCCCAGCGGCCCGCAAAAGTCGTCGATGCGCTACGAGGTGTACCGCAACAAGAactcgggcgacgaggacttcAACGTCATCAGCGACATGTACAAGCGCATCATGTCCGAGGACAAGTACCTCTGCGCCAACGCGCAGAAGAACATCAACGcgggcgtcttcgtcaacggcgagctGCACCCGGACCTCGAGAAGGGCCCGCTCTTCTTCCAGAAGACGGTGCGCGAGGTCATCACGGAGCACTGGCgcaaggagcagcaggcgggcgccgagatctggccggcccagcagcaggtGCCCAAGGCCGCCACAGCGAGCCAGAGCGACGCGCAGCTCTGCTCGGCGGTGGAGTGCTGCAGCAGGAACAAGGGCAGGATGGACGACAACAAGATGTGTCTCGACGAGGCGATTGCTTTCTGA